TCGGGTTCAAACAGCACGGCCCACGAATCAATATGGTCGATGCCCAGCACTTGCTTGACCTTGTCCACGTTGTAGCCAATGCCATTGGTGCCCCACAGGTACGGCACCGAGTGCTCGTTGCCCGGGTCATTCTTCTCCAGCAGCTTGAGCAGCTTGGGGTCGAGGTTCTTGTAGTTGGGCAGTTGCGAGCGGTCCAGTTTGAGGAACGCGCCGGCTTTTACCTGGCGCGCCAGGAAGTGGTTGGACGGCACCACCACGTCGTAGCCGGTGCGGCCAGCGAGCAGTTTGCCTTCCAGGGTTTCGTTGGAGTCGAATACGTCATAGATCACCTTGATACCAGTCTTGGCCTGGAAGTCGGCCAAGGTGGTCTCGCCGATGTAGTCAGTCCAGTTGTACACGCTGACCGTCTGCGCGGCGTGGCCCGCGCTGCTGAATAACGCCGCCAAGGCCAGCGGGAGAAGCTTTTTCACCAGACGCATATCGACACCCCTTTGCTTGATTGATTTTTATGTATTCACCCAGCCATTGCGTAGCAGCTGTCGAGCCCCGGCGAGGCTGCGTAGCGTTGTATCAGACACAATTGCGGTGGGCCCGACGCAGCCTCGCTAAGGCTCGACAGCTGCTACGGGCAGGGTTGGACGTGTCGTCAGACACTCAGCAGCAGGAACTCACGCTCCCAGGAGCTGATCACCCGCTTGAAATTCTCGTGTTCGGCGCGCTTTACCGCGACGTAGCCGCGCACAAACTTGTCCCCCAAATACTGTTTGACGGTGTCGCACTCTTCCATGCGTGCCAGGGCGTCTTCGATGGTGATTGGCAGGCGCAGATTGCGGCGCTCGTAGGCACGGCCTTCTACCGGCGCGCTGGGCTCGACCTTTTCGATCATGCCGAGGTAGCCACACAGCAGGCTCGCGGCGATGGCCAGGTACGGGTTGGCATCGGCGCCCGGCAGGCGGTTTTCGACACGCATGGCGTCGGGGCTGGAGCTCGGTACGCGCAGGCCGACGGTGCGGTTTTCTTCGCCCCACTCGACGTTGACCGGTGCCGAGGTGTCCGGCAGGAAGCGGCGAAACGAGTTCACGTTGGGCGCAAACATCGGCAGCAGCTTGGGGATGTACTTCTGCAAGCCACCAATGTGGTTGAGGAACAACTGGCTTTTGTTGCCGTGCTCATCCACAAACACCTGCTTGCCGGTGGCGATCTCCACCACGCTCTGGTGCAGGTGCATGGCGCTGCCGGGCTCGTCGGCCACGGGTTTGGCCATGAAGGTCGCGGCCACGTTGTGCTTGAGCGCGGCCTCACGCAAGGTGCGTTTGAACACCGTGATCTGGTCTGCGAGGTCGAGGGCATCGCCGTGGCGGAAGTTGATTTCCATCTGCGCCGGGCCGTCTTCATGGATCAGTGTGTCGAGGTCCAGGCCCTGGGCTTCGCACCAGTCGTAGACGTCTTCGAACAGTGGGTCGAATTCGTTGGCGGCATCGATGGAGAACGATTGGCGGCCACTTTCCGCGCGGCCGGAACGGCCCAGCGGGGTCTTCAGCGGCAGGTCCGGGTCTTCGCAGCGCTGGGTCAGGTAGAACTCCATTTCCGGCGCGACAATCGGCTGCCAGCCTTGGTCGGTATACAGTTGCAGGACCTTTTTCAGCACGTTGCGCGGCGACAATTCGATGGGGTTGCCCTGCTTGTCGAAGGTGTCGTGGATCACGATCGCGGTGGGCTCGATGGCCCATGGTATGACGTAGGTGGCGTTGGCCACCGGGCGGCAGATCATGTCGATGTCGGCCGGGTCCAGCAGGTCGTAGTAGATATCGTCGTCGACAAAGTCCCCGGTTACCGTTTGCAGCAACACACTTTCCGGCAGGCGCATGCCTCGCTCATGCAGGAACTTGTTGGTGGGCGAAATCTTGCCGCGTGCGATGCCAGTCAAATCACTGATCACGCATTCGACTTCGGTAATCTTGTGTTCTTTCAGCCAGGCGGACAGCTGATCGAAGGGGGCGTTCATAAGGACCTCGTCATGGGTTGGATGATGCGCCGGCGGGCTTCCCTCGCGGCGCATTGAGGTCTATCTTGGGCCAGCCGTCCAACGGCATCTATCCACTTTGCGCCAACCACAACGCACCAATAGAGTGCGCCCAGGTTACCCATGACACAGGCAACAGCTTTGCGCGTACAGGCCTTCACCACCGGTGATGTGGCCGCTCAATGCAGTGCGACACCCGGTTGGGTGCAGCAGTACCAGCAGATGTCCCCGGGGCATTTTGCCGGGCAGATTCGCTACCTCGACCTGCAAGGCGTGGAGGTATACGAAGAGCAGATGAACACCCGGGTGGAGCAAAATTTCAACGCGCCGCCGGGCTCGCTGGCGTTCTGTTTTGATGGCAGCGACAACGCGCTGTATGTGCTCAATGGCGAGAGCCGCAACACTTGGATCACCCCGGAAAACTACCGCGAAGTGGCGGTGGTGTTCGGTCCGCAGTTCGTGCAGCGCCATGGGCTGGATGTAGCGAACCTGGAGGGGTTGTTCATGGCCCCGCTCAACTCCCTGCAAAACGCGTTGTTCAGCCGCTGGCTCAGCGGCACGCTGACACGGCTGTCGGCGACGTTCGACCCGCCCAGTCGTGATGCCCTCACCCAGCAGCTGCTGGACGATTGCCTGTTCATCCTCGACAACGCGTGCGTGTGTCTGGACCAGGGTTCATGGCAACGGCGTACCGAGGCGCGAATCATCATGGCGCGCATTGGCGAATGGGCAGCGGATAGGCCGGATGAAACCGTCAACCTGCTGGAACTGGCGCGCATTGCCGGGGTGCCGTTGCGCCAGTTGCAGCATGGGTTCAAGACGTATACCGGAATGAGCCCGGCGCAGTGGTTGAGGCTGCGCCGGTTGAACAGTGCACGGCGCGAGTTGTTGAATCCGCCGTCAGTGGAAACCACCGTGGCCGAGGTGGCGATGAACTGGTCGTTCTGGCATCTGGGACGGTTTTCCAACAGTTATCGGGCGTTGTTTCAGGAGTTGCCGAGCGAGACCCTCAAACGCCACAAATAAATGTAGGCACCCGCCCCCACAGTTTGACCGCGTGATTCAGCCATTTCAGCGGTACCGAATCCGGCCCCGCCAGGTACGACACCCGCGGCGTCTCAAAGCGAACCATTCTCGAAAACTTGTAAAACGCCGCCGTTATGCCTAGCTTATGCGCCCTCCGCTCTGCGCTCTCAGGCCTTCCCCCATGGTTTTGCGTCTTCGCCCCGCTGTTCGTTCACATTTCGCCCTTGGCTTGTTACTCAGCGCAGGTATTGGTAGCAGCCAGGCGGCTGACATTGAATTGCCGCAGGTGAAGGTCCAGGGCCAGGATGAGTCCGGCTATAACAGCGATACCGCCTCAGTGGGCGGGTTCAATGAGGCGCCGTTGCTTGATACACCGGCCTCGATCGCGGTGTTCAACGAGTCGCTGATCAAGGACCAACAGGCTCGCTTGCTCAGCGAGGTGCTGCGTAATGACGCCTCGGTGGGCGACAGCTACGCGCCTGTCGGCTACTACGAAAACTTCGTGGTACGCGGCTTCTCGCTGAATGCCGCCAGCAGCTACAAGATCAACGGCCGCACCATCACCGGCGAGCAGAACGTACCCCTGGAAAACAAGCAACGCGTGGAGTTGCTCAAGGGCTTGTCGGGTATGCAAAGCGGGATTTCCGAACCCAGCGGCGTGATCAATTACGTGACCAAGCGCCCGGAGGATGTGCGCTCGGTGACGGTGTCCACCGATGATCGCGGCAGCGGTTACCTGGCTACCGATGTAGGCGGTTGGTTTGGCAGCGAGCAACAGTTCGGCCTGCGAGCCAACGTGGCCCATGAAGACCTCAATTCCTATGTCGAACATGCCAACGGCCACCGGGATTTCCTGTCCCTGGCGTTCGACTGGAACATCAGCCCCGATGCGGTTTTACAGTTGGATGCCGAGTATCAGAACAAGCAGCAGCGCTCGGTGCCGGGTTACCAGTTGTTGGGCGGGACCGAAGTGCCGCACAACGCATCGCCAAAAAAACTGCTGGGGCACCAGAGCGGCGCGAACCAGGTGGGCATTGATTCGCTGAACCTCAATGGCAAGTTTGAATACCGCTTCAGTGACCAGTGGAAAGGCAGCGTGAGCGCAGCGCGCAGCAAGGTGGTGATTGATGATTACAGTTCGTTTGCGTGGGGTGGCGACACTGCCGGCAACGGTAATTACTTCAGCCCGGAAGGCGACTACGGCATCTACGACTTCCGCAGCCCGGATGACACCCGCCGCGATGATGAAATCCAGGCCGCGATGACCGGGTTATTCAACACCGGTGGGCTGGGGCATGAGCTGACCTTTGGCACCAGCGCGTTCCGCCGAATCGTGGACAACCGTGAGCCAATCAATGAATGGGTCGGCACGGGCAACATCAACCAGGAACCGGAAAATTTCCCACGCTACGAGGGCGAACTCAATCCCAGCCACCGTCGCCTGGATAGCCGCCAATACGGCCTGTTCCTGACTGACACCCTAAGCTTCAACGAACAATGGCAGGCCGTGCTGGGTGGCCGTGAAGTACGCCTGGACGAGCGCGCCTACGATACCAACGGCGATGAAGCGCGCCATACCCAGCAATACGTGTTCCTGCCCCAGGCTGCGCTGATCTACAAGCCGATCGAAAACCTGTCGCTGTACACCAGCTACAGCAAAGGCCTGTCCTTGGGCGGCACGGCCCCGTGGTATGCCCTTAACAACCTTGACACCCTCGCCCCCACTGTCTCCCGCCAGATCGAAGCCGGCGTCAAATACGACTGGCACCGCATCAGCTTTGCCGCCGCGATCTTCCAGACGCGCCAAGCCTATCAATACGCCAAGCCGGATGACGGCGGCGACTACACCTACGTACAACAAGGCGACCAGAAAAACACCGGCCTGGAACTGTCTGCCAATGGCTGGGCCACCCAGCGCTTGCAGATTGCTGCCAGCGTCGCGGCGATTCGCGCACGGGTGACGGGCAGCGGCACTCCGGACTACGAAGGCCATCAGGCGATCAACGTGCCGAAGCTTCGCGCGAGTGTGTATGCCGACTACGCCCTGCCCTGGGTCGATGGCCTGGCGTTGCTGGGCGGCGTGCAATACAGCGCCAGCAAGTACGCCAATCGCACGGGGGACGTGGAGGTGGGCGACTACGCGATCGTCAATGTCGGCAGCCGCTACACCACCAGGCTCGATGGCTATGAAACGGTGTTGCGCCTGAGCGTCGACAACCTGTTCGACAAGCGTTACTGGCGCGACACCGGCGAATACCTGGGCGATGACTACCTGTTCCAGGGCGCACCGTTGACCGCACGCTTGAGTGCAACGGTTAACTTCTAGAGCGCCTGGAGACTGCTGCGCAGCGGGAGCAAGCCTCCCGCCCCACCGGCTCTGCGTTGTTACTTAGGCATCTTGCGAAATCCCACTGCCAAACGGTTCCAACTGTTGATGGTGGCAATCGCCACGCTCAGGTCGACTTGCTCCTGGGCGCTGAAATGCGCGGCCAGTTCGGTGAAATCTTCATCCGGCGCGTGCGTCTGGCTGACCAGTGTCAGGCTTTCAGCCCAGGCCAGCGCAGCGCGCTCACGCGGGGTGAAGAACGGCGTTTCACGCCAGGCCGACACGGTGTACAGGCGGCGCTCGGTCTCGCCACCCTTGCGGGCGTCGGCGGTGTGCATGTCGAGGCAGAAGGCGCAGCCGTTGATCTGCGATACGCGCAGGCGCACCAGTTCCAGCAGGGGCAGTTCGATGGACAGTTTGCCGACGGCGGCCTCCAGGGCGAGCATGGCTTTCATGGCGTCAGGGGAGGCGGTGTAGAAGTCGGTACGGGTTTGCATGGTAGTACTCCAGAACAGTGGGGATTGGTGTCTAGAGTAGTGAGCAGTTGGCGTGGGGCAAATAGCCAATCCGGGGGAAGATCAGGTAGCCAATCTCAGTGCCCGGCCTGTTCCTCGACGCGGCGCTTGTGGGACTCGGCATACGCGGCTTCGCGTGCCAGCAGCAGCGGGTCATCGGACGGTTCGATCCCGGCGGGCAGTTCCAGGGGATTAAAGTCGATGTCACGGCAGGCACCGTCGATCTGCGGTTGTTGCCGGTCGATCACCAACACGCCCGCGTCGATCTGCCGTCGCTGTTCTTCGGGCCAACGCAGGGTGGCGTCGGTGGTGGAATCCCCGGGCCCGGCCAGGGTGATCATGAGGTGCCAGCGCGCTGGCGACCGCGCCACTCGGTTGGCAAAACCAAACGCGAGAAAATCCGGGTCACTGGCCTCTTGCGCAGTCATTGATGTGTAAGGCGTCTGCGGCACCATGCTCCAGCGCACAAACCGCACCTGGCCCTGGGCATCGGTCATGCGAAACGCATTCACGCTATAGAACGCGGTGTTGTCGAACCCGGATGATGCTGGATGGTCTGCCAGCCAGGCTTCGAATGGTTGAATCTCGGGATGCGCCTTTTTGAACGCGTGCATTTTCTGCGGGTCGGGGCCGCTGGCGCCGTACTCCGGCATCGAGGCCCGCAGTTGTTCATAGAGACCCTCGGGCGTGTTGACCGGGAACACTGGCACCGAATTCATCGCGGTGTACCAGGTTTGGCCATCGGTGCCGGTGAGGCTCAAGGCCATGCTGCGGATCATGCCGTGGGCATCGGCCTGGGCCGGGTCGCCACCGGCCGCCGACAACCGGCCGATTACCGGCACGCTGCCGCGCTGTAACACCACGGCGCTGGAGATTTCTACAGCACTACCACTGCCTTCAAACCTGCCCGTGATGCACAGGCCCTTGGCGTGGTTGCGCCGAAATCCTGGATGAGCCCCACCGGAGGCCGCTTCCATCTCATCGACGATTTGTGCCGCAGTAGGGGACGGGGAAAGTGCCCAGGCCAGCCAACCCGCGTGATAACCCCAGGTACCGAGGGCAAGGGTGACAGCTGCAAGGGGGAAAATCAGACGATGGGGCTTTTTCATCAAACTACCTGGAATCGCAGCATTGGGATCCAATGCCCGATCCCGGTACTGTCATTTCTGGATATCAGCGACCCACAATGGTGCGCGGGAAACAGCGAACAATTGTCCGGCCGTACGGTCCGCGACAAGCCGGGCAACGGCCTTGAGGTCCACGCCTTCGGGCTCGCCGATCAGCGCGTAGCCCAGCTCAGACTGGCGCCAGGTAACAACGTTCATTTGTGCCACGCTTTGTTGGGCCAGGGACTGGTCCGGCTTGGGCTCTTTCATTACGCACAAGGCTACCGGCGCACCGTTTTCGGGCAAGTAGACCAGCTGGATCAGCGCCTTATTGTTAAAGCGCAAACGCTGCACGCGCTTGAAGGTCAGCCCGGCGGAACTCAGGTCCGGCACGCGCAGGGCCAGGCCATCGACCTCGCGAATATCGGCCAGGGTCTTGGTCACCACATCGGTAGGCTGCGCGCCGTAATCCACGGTTTCACGGGTGTACAAATGCTGATAAGCAGCGGCTTGCTGCACCCAGGGTAAAGTCTGGGCAACGGCAGGCGCAGCGGCGTCAAACCCGGGTTTGACCACGCCGTTGAGTACGCCAACTTGCAGCACCAACGCATAACAGGCGGCGCCGGCGGCGAAGGTCAGGGCTGTCCATGCAAATTTAGGTCGGTACTGGCCGAACAAGCGGGCAAAAACGCTGTCTTTTCTAACAGTCGAGGGTGCAGATACCGGCGCCGCATGCTGGGCAGCCGAATGCTGTGCCGCCAATGCTGCAATATTGAGCTTGAGGCTCTCGGGTACCGGCGGCAACTTTTGCCGGGCAAACGCTTCCTCATACGGCAGGCAGGAAGCCATCAACTGGGAGACGCGCTGGGCCAAATCCGGCGAAGCGTCCATAAGCCGCTCAAGCTCCTGGTTCTGTTGCGGCGACAGTTCGCCGTCAACATAGGCCATGAGCAGGGCATCGTCCGCTACCATTGGGTCATTACTCCATTTATTCATCATGACTACGTTACGTGATCTCGGCCTTGTGGGCCAATGCGGCTGGTCAACGGGTAGCTGAGAGCCATCATATTGATATCAGTGAGCATGCTGCAACAGGTAGAAACACTAAAAGACAAACCGAAAATACTTTAAAACAGGAGCAAATACTCTAAGACAACACCTGTGAATCGAAAATATTCCCTCGGCCGTTTAAATATTATATGTTTCATATTGCGTCTGTATCTTTCCAGTGACAATGGCACAATAATTAGTTGGCCCGCTTTGTGCAATCGCACCAAATATCGCTACTCTGCACGCGCTTTCCCAGGATCCTCGGCAACGCAATGGACGCCCAGACATTGGCATCCGCTACGGCATGACCTCGTAGCCTGACCGCTCCATTTTAGGCATCCAGAAATAATAAGAGGAAATATGTCGATCACCGGTGCAGATTTACCCGCACTGCTGCCAGAACTGCTGCCGCGCCTCTGGGCGTTTGCGTTGCGGATTTCGGGCGACAAGCACGATGCCGAGGATCTGGTCCAGCTTGCCTGTGTGCGTGCACTGGAACGGTCCCACCAATTGCAGCCAGACACGTCAGTGTTGAGCTGGATGTTTTCTATCGTCCATTCCACCTGGATCAACGAACTGCGCTCACGCAAGGTGCGCAGCCGTTCGCGCATGGACTGGAACGACGAGTTTCTCGAAACCGTCAGTGA
This genomic window from Pseudomonas sp. Bout1 contains:
- a CDS encoding glutamine synthetase family protein, which encodes MNAPFDQLSAWLKEHKITEVECVISDLTGIARGKISPTNKFLHERGMRLPESVLLQTVTGDFVDDDIYYDLLDPADIDMICRPVANATYVIPWAIEPTAIVIHDTFDKQGNPIELSPRNVLKKVLQLYTDQGWQPIVAPEMEFYLTQRCEDPDLPLKTPLGRSGRAESGRQSFSIDAANEFDPLFEDVYDWCEAQGLDLDTLIHEDGPAQMEINFRHGDALDLADQITVFKRTLREAALKHNVAATFMAKPVADEPGSAMHLHQSVVEIATGKQVFVDEHGNKSQLFLNHIGGLQKYIPKLLPMFAPNVNSFRRFLPDTSAPVNVEWGEENRTVGLRVPSSSPDAMRVENRLPGADANPYLAIAASLLCGYLGMIEKVEPSAPVEGRAYERRNLRLPITIEDALARMEECDTVKQYLGDKFVRGYVAVKRAEHENFKRVISSWEREFLLLSV
- a CDS encoding helix-turn-helix domain-containing protein, encoding MTQATALRVQAFTTGDVAAQCSATPGWVQQYQQMSPGHFAGQIRYLDLQGVEVYEEQMNTRVEQNFNAPPGSLAFCFDGSDNALYVLNGESRNTWITPENYREVAVVFGPQFVQRHGLDVANLEGLFMAPLNSLQNALFSRWLSGTLTRLSATFDPPSRDALTQQLLDDCLFILDNACVCLDQGSWQRRTEARIIMARIGEWAADRPDETVNLLELARIAGVPLRQLQHGFKTYTGMSPAQWLRLRRLNSARRELLNPPSVETTVAEVAMNWSFWHLGRFSNSYRALFQELPSETLKRHK
- a CDS encoding TonB-dependent siderophore receptor, with the translated sequence MVLRLRPAVRSHFALGLLLSAGIGSSQAADIELPQVKVQGQDESGYNSDTASVGGFNEAPLLDTPASIAVFNESLIKDQQARLLSEVLRNDASVGDSYAPVGYYENFVVRGFSLNAASSYKINGRTITGEQNVPLENKQRVELLKGLSGMQSGISEPSGVINYVTKRPEDVRSVTVSTDDRGSGYLATDVGGWFGSEQQFGLRANVAHEDLNSYVEHANGHRDFLSLAFDWNISPDAVLQLDAEYQNKQQRSVPGYQLLGGTEVPHNASPKKLLGHQSGANQVGIDSLNLNGKFEYRFSDQWKGSVSAARSKVVIDDYSSFAWGGDTAGNGNYFSPEGDYGIYDFRSPDDTRRDDEIQAAMTGLFNTGGLGHELTFGTSAFRRIVDNREPINEWVGTGNINQEPENFPRYEGELNPSHRRLDSRQYGLFLTDTLSFNEQWQAVLGGREVRLDERAYDTNGDEARHTQQYVFLPQAALIYKPIENLSLYTSYSKGLSLGGTAPWYALNNLDTLAPTVSRQIEAGVKYDWHRISFAAAIFQTRQAYQYAKPDDGGDYTYVQQGDQKNTGLELSANGWATQRLQIAASVAAIRARVTGSGTPDYEGHQAINVPKLRASVYADYALPWVDGLALLGGVQYSASKYANRTGDVEVGDYAIVNVGSRYTTRLDGYETVLRLSVDNLFDKRYWRDTGEYLGDDYLFQGAPLTARLSATVNF
- a CDS encoding carboxymuconolactone decarboxylase family protein codes for the protein MQTRTDFYTASPDAMKAMLALEAAVGKLSIELPLLELVRLRVSQINGCAFCLDMHTADARKGGETERRLYTVSAWRETPFFTPRERAALAWAESLTLVSQTHAPDEDFTELAAHFSAQEQVDLSVAIATINSWNRLAVGFRKMPK
- a CDS encoding catalase family peroxidase — protein: MKKPHRLIFPLAAVTLALGTWGYHAGWLAWALSPSPTAAQIVDEMEAASGGAHPGFRRNHAKGLCITGRFEGSGSAVEISSAVVLQRGSVPVIGRLSAAGGDPAQADAHGMIRSMALSLTGTDGQTWYTAMNSVPVFPVNTPEGLYEQLRASMPEYGASGPDPQKMHAFKKAHPEIQPFEAWLADHPASSGFDNTAFYSVNAFRMTDAQGQVRFVRWSMVPQTPYTSMTAQEASDPDFLAFGFANRVARSPARWHLMITLAGPGDSTTDATLRWPEEQRRQIDAGVLVIDRQQPQIDGACRDIDFNPLELPAGIEPSDDPLLLAREAAYAESHKRRVEEQAGH
- a CDS encoding anti-sigma factor, whose product is MVADDALLMAYVDGELSPQQNQELERLMDASPDLAQRVSQLMASCLPYEEAFARQKLPPVPESLKLNIAALAAQHSAAQHAAPVSAPSTVRKDSVFARLFGQYRPKFAWTALTFAAGAACYALVLQVGVLNGVVKPGFDAAAPAVAQTLPWVQQAAAYQHLYTRETVDYGAQPTDVVTKTLADIREVDGLALRVPDLSSAGLTFKRVQRLRFNNKALIQLVYLPENGAPVALCVMKEPKPDQSLAQQSVAQMNVVTWRQSELGYALIGEPEGVDLKAVARLVADRTAGQLFAVSRAPLWVADIQK
- a CDS encoding RNA polymerase sigma factor, encoding MSITGADLPALLPELLPRLWAFALRISGDKHDAEDLVQLACVRALERSHQLQPDTSVLSWMFSIVHSTWINELRSRKVRSRSRMDWNDEFLETVSDPEAPNPESDLMHRQILDAVHKLPEGQREVMLLVGVERFSYKEAAEMLELPIGTIMSRLSRARQAIGALFDSPKSKPLRARSDA